A genomic window from Flintibacter sp. KGMB00164 includes:
- a CDS encoding SLC13 family permease produces the protein MSILIIAAIALAVVLGYKTKINTGFFCIAFAYIIGCFMLGMKTKDLIAEWPTSTMFVILAVSLFYNFAAVNGTLEKMSSSLLYACRRFPGMLPYALFLVAVVLSVMGAAYFTVLAFLAPITMAICEESKMDKLTGAVAINCGALAGGNFPTAALGVVFRGLIDTAYEADPSLTPLDSFSTEMTIFGFAIVFSLILITIFRFGFKENRNIGKGITFRKPEPFEPKQRTTLNLMILMMVVVLVFPVLKMILPSNELIASISGKIDVGLVAMIFTVIALLLDLAPQKEIIAKVPWNTILMIAGAGMLIAVAVEAGTIEQLSAWIGDNVPVFLVPIAFSIVAAFMSFFSSTTGVVTPALFPLIPALAASTGLSPAVLFACTVLGAQSSAISPFSSGGSLILGSYGNDEERNKLFNRLLFVAVPISVCVSAVYNFAVAMIL, from the coding sequence GTGAGTATTTTGATCATTGCAGCCATCGCCCTGGCCGTAGTGCTGGGGTATAAGACCAAGATCAACACCGGCTTTTTCTGTATCGCCTTTGCCTATATCATCGGCTGCTTCATGCTGGGTATGAAGACCAAGGACCTGATCGCTGAGTGGCCCACCAGCACCATGTTCGTGATCCTGGCGGTCTCCCTGTTTTATAACTTTGCCGCCGTCAACGGAACGCTGGAGAAGATGTCCAGCAGCCTGCTGTACGCCTGCCGCCGCTTCCCCGGAATGCTGCCCTACGCCCTGTTCCTGGTGGCTGTGGTCCTGTCCGTGATGGGTGCGGCCTACTTTACGGTTCTGGCCTTCCTGGCTCCTATCACCATGGCCATCTGTGAGGAGTCTAAAATGGACAAGCTCACCGGCGCGGTAGCCATCAACTGCGGCGCTCTGGCCGGCGGTAACTTCCCCACCGCGGCTCTGGGTGTGGTGTTCCGCGGCCTCATTGATACCGCATACGAGGCGGACCCCTCTCTGACTCCTCTGGACTCCTTCTCCACCGAGATGACCATCTTTGGCTTTGCCATCGTATTCTCTCTCATTCTGATTACCATTTTCCGCTTTGGCTTTAAGGAGAACCGGAATATCGGCAAGGGTATTACCTTCCGCAAGCCTGAGCCTTTTGAGCCCAAGCAGCGCACCACTCTGAACCTGATGATCCTGATGATGGTGGTGGTTCTGGTCTTCCCCGTGCTGAAGATGATCCTGCCCTCCAACGAGCTGATCGCTTCCATCAGCGGCAAGATCGATGTGGGTCTGGTGGCGATGATCTTTACCGTTATTGCCCTGCTGCTGGACCTGGCTCCTCAGAAGGAGATCATTGCCAAGGTGCCCTGGAACACCATCCTGATGATTGCCGGCGCCGGCATGCTCATTGCAGTCGCTGTGGAGGCCGGTACCATTGAGCAGCTGTCCGCCTGGATCGGCGACAACGTGCCTGTCTTCCTGGTGCCCATTGCCTTCAGCATCGTGGCCGCCTTCATGAGCTTCTTCAGCTCCACCACCGGCGTCGTCACCCCCGCTCTGTTCCCCCTCATCCCCGCCCTGGCCGCCTCTACCGGCCTGAGCCCCGCTGTTCTGTTTGCCTGCACCGTTCTGGGTGCCCAGAGCAGCGCCATCAGCCCCTTCTCTTCCGGCGGCAGCTTGATCCTGGGTTCCTACGGCAACGACGAGGAGCGCAACAAGCTCTTTAACCGCCTGCTGTTTGTGGCTGTGCCCATCAGCGTGTGCGTCAGTGCGGTGTACAACTTTGCTGTGGCTATGATCCTGTAA
- a CDS encoding NADP-dependent isocitrate dehydrogenase, whose amino-acid sequence MNKIQMTTPLVEMDGDEMTRILWKDIKDILLLPYIDLKTEYYDLGLPERDRTNDQVTVDSALATQKYGVAVKCATITPNAQRMDEYKLHQMWKSPNGTIRAILDGTVFRTPIMVKGISPVVKNWKKPITIARHAYGDVYKATEYRVPGPGKAELVFTDEQGKELSRQTVYDYECPGVLQAQYNKDSSIYSFARSCFQFALDSKKDLWFATKDTISKKYDHTFKDIFQEVFDKEYKEKFDAAGITYFYTLIDDAVARVVRSEGGYIWACKNYDGDVMSDMVSTAFGSLAMMTSVLVSPDGKYEYEAAHGTVTRHYYKYLKGETTSTNPIATIFAWTGALRKRGELDGLQDLCAFADKLDEACIATIEGGTMTKDLAGLWEGDIPANPVDSRAFLEAIRDQLEQRL is encoded by the coding sequence ATGAATAAGATCCAGATGACCACCCCTCTGGTGGAGATGGATGGCGACGAGATGACCCGAATCCTGTGGAAGGATATCAAGGACATTCTTCTGCTGCCCTATATTGACCTGAAAACCGAGTATTATGACCTGGGCCTGCCTGAGCGGGACCGTACCAATGATCAGGTGACCGTGGACTCTGCCCTGGCCACCCAGAAGTACGGCGTGGCGGTGAAGTGCGCCACCATCACTCCCAACGCCCAGCGCATGGACGAGTACAAGCTCCACCAGATGTGGAAGTCCCCCAACGGCACCATCCGGGCCATTCTGGATGGCACCGTGTTCCGTACTCCCATCATGGTCAAGGGGATTTCTCCTGTGGTAAAGAACTGGAAGAAGCCCATTACCATCGCCCGTCATGCCTACGGTGATGTGTACAAGGCCACCGAGTACCGGGTGCCCGGCCCCGGCAAGGCCGAGCTGGTCTTTACCGACGAGCAGGGCAAGGAGCTCTCCCGCCAGACCGTCTATGACTACGAGTGCCCCGGTGTGCTCCAGGCTCAGTACAACAAGGACTCCTCCATCTACTCCTTTGCCCGCTCCTGCTTCCAGTTTGCTCTGGACAGCAAGAAGGACCTGTGGTTTGCTACCAAGGACACCATCTCCAAGAAGTATGACCACACTTTCAAGGACATCTTCCAGGAGGTGTTTGACAAGGAGTACAAGGAGAAGTTTGATGCCGCCGGCATCACCTACTTCTACACCCTCATCGATGACGCAGTAGCCCGGGTCGTGCGCTCCGAGGGCGGCTACATCTGGGCCTGTAAGAACTACGACGGCGACGTGATGAGCGACATGGTCTCCACCGCTTTTGGTTCCCTGGCTATGATGACCTCCGTGCTGGTCTCTCCCGACGGCAAGTACGAGTACGAGGCCGCCCACGGCACTGTCACCCGCCACTACTACAAGTACCTGAAGGGCGAGACCACCTCCACCAACCCCATCGCCACCATCTTTGCCTGGACCGGTGCTCTGCGCAAGCGGGGTGAGCTGGATGGTCTTCAGGACCTGTGTGCCTTTGCCGACAAGCTGGATGAGGCCTGCATTGCCACCATCGAGGGCGGCACCATGACCAAGGACCTGGCCGGCCTGTGGGAGGGCGATATTCCCGCCAATCCTGTGGATAGCCGGGCCTTCCTGGAGGCCATCCGGGATCAGCTGGAACAGCGGCTGTAA
- a CDS encoding ABC transporter substrate-binding protein has translation MNRRRTGALLAALLCLLTGCDGSTTPADTSYMPPEEERLVIYTSHKEEVWWPIVKEFEERTGIWVDVVTGGSSQLLEQIRQEREAPRADVMFGGGVESLESYSDCLEPYACSEKAQIPERYRSEKDLWTPFSSLPVVLIYNTKLVDPTWLTSWSDLLSDRFRGKIAFADPGVSGSSFTSLVTYLDAMGQSPEECLPQLAASLEDRQLDSSGDVLSAVAQGSDWVGITLEETALQWIAAGEDLGMVYPSDGTSSVPDGSALVAGAPHRENAEKFLDFTVSLDVQQLLARQFYRRPVREDVETGKTLVPLSELKLVDYDVEWASRERESLLMSWAFYLGGEEDL, from the coding sequence GTGAATAGGAGACGAACCGGCGCCCTATTGGCGGCGCTGCTGTGCCTGCTTACAGGGTGTGACGGAAGCACGACACCGGCGGATACCTCATATATGCCGCCGGAGGAGGAGCGCCTGGTTATCTATACCTCCCACAAAGAGGAAGTGTGGTGGCCCATCGTCAAGGAGTTTGAGGAGCGCACGGGAATCTGGGTGGATGTGGTCACCGGCGGCAGCAGCCAGCTTCTGGAGCAGATCCGGCAGGAGCGGGAGGCTCCTCGGGCCGATGTGATGTTTGGCGGCGGCGTGGAGAGTCTGGAGTCCTATTCCGACTGTCTGGAGCCCTACGCCTGTTCGGAAAAAGCACAGATTCCGGAGCGATACCGTTCGGAGAAGGACCTTTGGACGCCGTTTTCTTCCCTTCCTGTGGTGCTGATCTATAATACTAAGCTGGTTGACCCGACTTGGCTCACCAGCTGGTCCGATCTGCTGTCCGACCGGTTTCGGGGAAAAATCGCCTTTGCTGATCCCGGTGTGTCCGGGTCCAGCTTCACCAGTCTGGTGACCTACCTGGATGCCATGGGACAGTCTCCGGAGGAATGTCTGCCTCAGCTGGCGGCCAGCCTGGAGGACCGGCAGCTGGACAGCTCGGGAGATGTGCTCAGCGCGGTGGCCCAGGGCAGCGACTGGGTAGGCATTACCCTGGAGGAAACTGCCCTGCAGTGGATCGCGGCAGGGGAGGACCTGGGGATGGTCTATCCGTCGGATGGAACCAGTTCCGTTCCTGACGGTTCTGCCCTGGTGGCCGGGGCGCCCCACCGGGAGAATGCAGAGAAGTTTTTGGATTTTACCGTCAGTTTGGATGTCCAACAGCTGTTAGCCCGGCAGTTTTACCGCCGTCCGGTGCGTGAGGATGTGGAGACTGGGAAAACCCTGGTTCCTCTGTCTGAACTTAAGCTGGTGGACTACGATGTGGAGTGGGCCAGCCGGGAGCGGGAATCCCTGCTCATGAGCTGGGCTTTCTATCTGGGCGGGGAGGAAGATCTATGA
- a CDS encoding ABC transporter ATP-binding protein translates to MPEIKLEHVTKRWGKFYAVDDLDLVIENNSFVTLLGPSGCGKTTTLRMIAGLETPTSGRITIGDQVVFDSEQGINVPANKRKVGFLFQNYALWPNMTVYDNIAFGLSNVKEELPTVDFEAKNAARLAEILENPGEVVKILEDCRDKKGKIDEKKAYIKLIDAFTLSIYTAKKLYGYHLEQGKDMSSEIASLRAKVDSARKSQTLNENFEVMQNGQVVTQVRKLSKEEIDLAVRRVSRIVKIGMFMDRYPAELSGGQQQRVAIARTLAPKPTVLFMDEPLSNLDAKLRLEMRYELQRLHVETGSTFVYVTHDQMEAMTLATQICLINNGVLQQYDAPLTVYNRPNNLFVADFVGNPSINFVEAKGAQRPDGAVDLTVFAGRKATFRPKESLDLNQWFLDRDARQAAQEAAHKEKAAQKSYVEKGNKDETFRYHISTVVEYDDSLREEPVLTNEDLVLGIRPEFLDIVDDSCLEGEIYGAMPTGMESTIKVRIDDFLLTGVIFGSSLFTIGAKAPLSISGKNIMLFDRKSGQCIAVGSLEFEA, encoded by the coding sequence ATGCCTGAGATCAAATTAGAACACGTGACCAAGCGCTGGGGCAAATTCTACGCCGTAGACGACCTGGACCTGGTCATTGAAAACAACTCCTTCGTCACCCTGCTGGGTCCCTCCGGCTGCGGCAAGACCACCACCCTGCGTATGATCGCCGGCCTGGAGACCCCCACCAGCGGCCGCATCACCATCGGCGACCAAGTGGTCTTTGACAGCGAGCAGGGCATCAACGTCCCGGCCAACAAGCGCAAAGTGGGCTTCCTCTTCCAGAACTACGCCCTGTGGCCCAACATGACGGTGTACGACAACATCGCCTTTGGTCTGTCCAACGTAAAGGAAGAACTCCCCACCGTGGACTTTGAAGCCAAAAACGCTGCCCGCCTGGCGGAAATTCTGGAGAATCCCGGCGAGGTCGTCAAGATTCTGGAGGACTGCCGGGACAAGAAAGGCAAGATCGACGAGAAGAAAGCTTATATCAAGCTCATTGACGCCTTTACCCTGTCCATCTACACCGCCAAAAAGCTCTACGGCTATCACCTGGAGCAGGGCAAGGATATGTCCAGCGAAATCGCCTCTCTCCGCGCCAAAGTGGACTCCGCCCGGAAGTCCCAGACCCTCAACGAAAACTTTGAGGTCATGCAGAACGGTCAGGTGGTCACCCAAGTTCGCAAGCTCTCCAAGGAGGAGATCGACCTGGCGGTGCGCCGGGTCTCCCGCATCGTGAAAATCGGCATGTTCATGGACCGCTACCCGGCGGAGCTGTCCGGCGGCCAGCAGCAGCGCGTGGCCATCGCCCGCACCCTGGCCCCCAAGCCCACCGTACTCTTTATGGACGAGCCTCTCTCCAACCTGGACGCCAAGCTGCGCCTGGAGATGCGCTACGAGCTTCAGCGCCTGCACGTGGAGACCGGTTCCACCTTCGTCTATGTCACCCACGACCAGATGGAGGCTATGACTCTGGCCACCCAGATCTGCCTGATCAACAACGGCGTGCTCCAGCAGTACGACGCTCCCCTCACCGTCTACAACCGGCCCAACAACCTGTTCGTGGCCGACTTTGTGGGCAACCCCTCCATCAACTTTGTGGAGGCCAAGGGAGCCCAGCGCCCCGACGGCGCGGTAGATCTGACCGTGTTTGCCGGACGAAAGGCCACCTTCCGTCCCAAGGAGAGCCTGGACCTCAACCAGTGGTTCCTGGACCGGGACGCCCGGCAGGCCGCCCAGGAAGCTGCACACAAAGAAAAAGCTGCCCAAAAGTCCTATGTGGAAAAGGGAAACAAGGACGAGACCTTCCGCTACCACATCTCCACAGTGGTGGAGTACGATGACTCCCTGCGTGAGGAGCCGGTGCTCACCAACGAGGACCTGGTACTGGGCATCCGGCCGGAGTTTTTGGACATCGTGGATGACAGCTGTCTGGAAGGTGAGATCTACGGCGCCATGCCCACCGGTATGGAATCCACCATCAAGGTGCGCATTGACGACTTCCTGCTCACCGGCGTCATCTTCGGCAGTTCCCTGTTCACCATCGGTGCTAAGGCTCCCCTGTCCATCTCGGGCAAGAACATCATGCTCTTTGACCGCAAGAGCGGCCAGTGCATTGCGGTAGGCAGCCTGGAATTTGAAGCATAA
- a CDS encoding DUF6282 family protein: MNKVSLQGVIDMHVHTNPDLRHRAYDDFELTDAAVRVGARAIVIKTHQGMTMDRAYLCNAYNQRVNHGNNNFTMFGSITMNKVIGGINPVAVETALKLGAKVVWLPTASARNHIEKLNLDMKKCVEVVRDGKVVPEMNDVFQLVKDHDAVLGTAHVSPEECFVVVEAARKAGVKKIVVTHPEWWLVNMSVEDQVRMVKDYDVILERCYAQNMGGGKYKSNLPSNLEIIKTVGYEHVMVDTDGGQVENPHWELALQEYMQYLVDHGIPEEQVYHMTHTIPAGLLGLED; the protein is encoded by the coding sequence ATGAACAAAGTATCTCTGCAAGGCGTTATCGACATGCACGTGCATACCAATCCGGATCTGCGCCACCGGGCTTACGACGACTTTGAGCTCACCGATGCGGCAGTGCGAGTGGGAGCCAGAGCCATCGTCATCAAAACCCATCAGGGTATGACTATGGACCGGGCTTACCTGTGCAACGCCTACAACCAGCGCGTCAACCACGGCAACAACAACTTTACCATGTTCGGCAGCATTACCATGAACAAGGTCATCGGCGGAATCAACCCCGTGGCGGTGGAAACTGCCTTGAAGCTGGGGGCCAAAGTAGTTTGGCTGCCTACCGCTTCCGCACGCAACCACATTGAAAAACTGAATCTGGATATGAAGAAGTGTGTGGAAGTAGTCCGGGACGGAAAAGTAGTTCCTGAGATGAACGATGTGTTCCAGCTGGTCAAGGACCACGATGCGGTGCTGGGCACTGCCCACGTCTCTCCGGAGGAGTGCTTTGTGGTGGTGGAAGCCGCCCGTAAGGCCGGAGTCAAGAAGATCGTGGTCACTCACCCGGAGTGGTGGCTTGTGAACATGAGCGTGGAGGATCAGGTGCGTATGGTCAAGGACTACGACGTCATCCTGGAGCGCTGCTACGCCCAGAACATGGGCGGCGGTAAGTACAAGAGCAACCTGCCCTCCAACCTGGAGATCATCAAAACCGTGGGTTATGAGCACGTGATGGTGGATACCGACGGCGGCCAGGTGGAGAACCCCCACTGGGAACTGGCGCTGCAGGAGTACATGCAGTATCTGGTGGACCACGGCATCCCCGAGGAGCAGGTTTACCATATGACTCATACCATTCCCGCCGGGCTGCTGGGCCTGGAGGACTGA
- a CDS encoding iron ABC transporter permease produces MDQITVARTNRSAVRRNKIKTFFSKPHNVILLLMGIVLTFSTVAPIIAIVEDTFKIHPGTIDAYLTGKASGYTVVNYIDLFTSDKAMINLWTPLLNTIWLAVGTCVVSIVFGGLFAFLVTRTNLAWRKYLSSIFIFPYIMPQWTLAVVWQNMFNSNAVTGTSNGLLAATLGINMPLWWCKGLFPSLVVLGLHYAPFAYILIGGIFRNMDANLEEAATILDTPKWRIMCRITLPMVKPAILSTILLVFGSAMGSYPVPHYLGLTTLATKYISLNSKYTGEASILAIIMMVFGVAIMLLNQLSLQSRKNYTTVTGKSGQISKINLGRVGKYVIALVLVVVTFFTSIFPIVSFAFETFLPNPGDYSFLYTGDTDNLTTKWWVTDENITENGMYGQKGILHNETIWNAFKGTIWVSVCCALLAGTIGTLIGYAVSKNRRSKWANYVNSVAFLPYLMPSIAVGVAFFILFSNEHINLFNTYTILIIVGTIKYIPFASRSSLNSMLQLSGEIEEAAIIQNIPWIKRMTRIIIPIQKSSIISGYLLPFMTCLRELSLFMLLCVQGFILSTTLDYFDEMGLYAFSSGINLILIVTILVCNTIVNKVTGASLDKGIGG; encoded by the coding sequence ATGGATCAGATCACCGTTGCCCGGACCAATCGGTCCGCCGTGCGTCGGAATAAAATCAAAACCTTTTTCTCCAAACCCCACAACGTGATCCTGCTGCTGATGGGCATCGTGCTCACCTTCAGCACGGTGGCCCCCATCATCGCCATTGTGGAGGACACCTTCAAGATCCACCCCGGCACCATCGACGCCTACCTCACCGGAAAGGCTTCGGGGTATACGGTGGTCAACTACATCGACTTGTTCACCAGCGATAAGGCCATGATCAACCTGTGGACTCCCCTGCTCAACACGATCTGGCTGGCAGTGGGGACCTGCGTGGTATCCATTGTATTCGGCGGCCTGTTCGCCTTTTTGGTCACCCGCACCAATCTGGCCTGGCGCAAATACCTCAGTTCCATTTTCATCTTCCCCTACATCATGCCCCAGTGGACTTTGGCGGTAGTCTGGCAGAACATGTTCAACTCCAACGCCGTCACCGGAACCTCCAACGGCCTGCTGGCCGCCACCCTGGGCATCAACATGCCCCTGTGGTGGTGCAAAGGCCTGTTCCCCAGCCTGGTGGTACTGGGCCTGCACTACGCCCCCTTCGCCTACATCCTCATCGGCGGCATCTTCCGCAACATGGATGCCAACCTGGAAGAGGCGGCCACCATTCTGGACACCCCCAAGTGGCGCATCATGTGCCGCATTACCCTCCCCATGGTCAAGCCCGCCATCCTCTCCACCATCCTGCTGGTCTTCGGCAGCGCCATGGGCTCCTACCCGGTGCCCCATTACCTGGGCCTGACCACCCTGGCTACCAAGTACATTTCCCTCAATTCCAAGTACACCGGCGAGGCCAGCATCCTGGCCATTATCATGATGGTCTTCGGCGTGGCTATCATGCTGCTCAACCAGCTGAGCCTCCAGAGCCGCAAGAACTATACCACCGTCACCGGCAAGTCCGGCCAGATCTCCAAGATCAACCTGGGCCGGGTAGGAAAATACGTCATCGCCCTGGTGCTGGTCGTCGTCACCTTCTTCACCAGCATCTTCCCCATTGTCTCCTTCGCCTTTGAGACCTTCCTGCCTAACCCCGGCGACTACTCCTTCCTCTACACCGGCGACACGGACAACCTTACCACCAAGTGGTGGGTCACCGATGAAAATATCACCGAAAACGGCATGTACGGCCAGAAGGGCATCCTCCACAATGAGACCATCTGGAACGCCTTCAAAGGCACCATCTGGGTCAGCGTGTGCTGTGCTCTGCTGGCGGGCACCATCGGTACTCTCATCGGCTACGCCGTGTCCAAAAACCGACGAAGTAAATGGGCCAACTATGTAAATTCCGTGGCCTTTCTCCCCTATCTCATGCCCTCCATTGCGGTGGGCGTGGCCTTCTTTATCCTATTCTCCAACGAACATATCAACCTGTTCAACACGTATACCATTCTGATCATCGTCGGCACCATCAAGTACATCCCCTTTGCCAGCCGCAGCTCCCTCAACTCCATGCTTCAGCTCTCCGGTGAAATTGAGGAGGCGGCCATCATCCAGAACATTCCCTGGATCAAGCGAATGACCCGAATCATCATCCCCATCCAGAAATCGTCCATCATCAGCGGCTATCTGCTGCCCTTTATGACCTGTCTGCGTGAGCTGTCTCTGTTCATGCTGCTGTGCGTGCAGGGGTTCATCCTCTCCACCACCCTGGACTACTTCGACGAGATGGGTCTGTACGCCTTCTCCAGCGGCATCAACCTGATTTTGATCGTCACCATCCTGGTGTGCAACACCATCGTCAACAAGGTTACCGGGGCCAGCCTGGATAAGGGAATAGGAGGTTAA
- a CDS encoding histidine kinase, whose protein sequence is MRTSMPHSFRRRLFVAFLAVSLVPLLLCSAMLLQIFRLRMTDAAQAEAAGYLTGAAHILDTTYEGLSKAASQIQGDRVFVQMLQEQDAQDTQVYSRLFSATQESRSYARFDLYDAQGTWRYSTHNAPDQKQLPTNWGVLQQAREQTKLELIACQDVTQTNQPMLQGAVCLEDRDGQTAGYLVVSLYQSGLRQLMEGAYGNQNDLILLSHYWRPVYCAQPSLASSLAPVLRQRLLAGQPLSGSGDEFSYQVEYHQPTGLYLVLRTPQALNRTTMGLLYTVSAFCALFCIGISVLMSLKLSRQMFRPIQRLRTAMDEVVQNNLNVQVPPGRDDELGELARRFNGMVQALKRNQEELVENQRELNQAQIRMLQAQLNPHFLCNTLDTMKWISKINQVPQVALMSTSLADILRFCISPDEFVPLRREVQIVERYIEIQTIRLSGGFQFHTDIPEELEDCLVPKMMLQPIVENAILHGLEEKKDGSITVRARQCSDTMLELTVEDNGKGLPPEMAGAYAHRDRELSRGHLGLYNVDTILRKYYGEESGLYLSCGPSGQGAVISATLPLRREEETL, encoded by the coding sequence ATGAGAACATCCATGCCCCATTCCTTCCGCCGGCGGCTGTTTGTGGCCTTTTTAGCGGTGTCGCTGGTACCCCTGCTGCTGTGCTCGGCTATGCTGCTGCAGATCTTTCGCCTGCGGATGACCGACGCGGCCCAGGCAGAGGCAGCGGGCTATCTTACCGGAGCGGCCCACATTCTGGACACGACTTACGAGGGACTCTCCAAAGCGGCCAGCCAGATTCAGGGGGACCGGGTTTTTGTCCAGATGCTGCAGGAGCAGGACGCTCAGGATACCCAGGTGTACAGCCGCCTGTTCAGCGCCACCCAGGAGAGCCGAAGCTATGCCCGCTTTGATCTGTATGACGCCCAGGGAACCTGGCGCTATTCCACCCACAATGCGCCCGATCAAAAGCAGCTGCCCACCAACTGGGGGGTGCTTCAGCAGGCGCGGGAGCAAACAAAGCTGGAACTCATCGCCTGTCAGGATGTGACCCAGACCAACCAGCCCATGCTTCAGGGGGCAGTATGTCTGGAGGACCGGGACGGTCAAACGGCGGGCTATTTGGTAGTCAGCCTGTACCAGAGCGGTCTGCGCCAGCTGATGGAGGGAGCCTATGGAAATCAGAACGACCTGATCCTGCTCAGTCATTACTGGCGGCCGGTGTATTGTGCCCAGCCCAGTCTGGCCAGCTCTTTGGCCCCTGTTTTGCGTCAGCGGCTATTGGCGGGGCAGCCTCTCAGCGGCAGCGGGGATGAGTTCTCCTATCAGGTGGAATACCACCAGCCCACCGGACTCTATTTGGTGTTGCGAACGCCCCAGGCCCTGAACCGCACCACCATGGGCCTGCTGTATACTGTCAGCGCCTTCTGTGCGCTGTTTTGTATCGGAATCTCTGTGTTGATGAGCCTAAAGCTCAGCCGCCAGATGTTCCGCCCCATCCAGCGTCTGCGCACCGCCATGGATGAGGTGGTGCAGAATAATTTGAACGTTCAGGTGCCGCCCGGCCGGGATGACGAGCTGGGCGAGCTGGCCCGGCGGTTTAACGGAATGGTGCAGGCGTTAAAGCGCAACCAGGAAGAACTGGTGGAAAACCAGCGGGAGCTTAACCAGGCGCAGATCCGCATGCTCCAGGCTCAGCTCAATCCCCATTTTCTCTGTAACACCCTGGACACCATGAAGTGGATCAGCAAAATCAACCAGGTGCCCCAGGTGGCCCTTATGTCCACCAGCTTAGCGGATATTTTGCGTTTTTGCATTTCGCCCGACGAGTTTGTCCCTCTGCGCCGGGAGGTGCAGATCGTAGAGCGGTACATTGAGATCCAGACCATCCGCCTGTCCGGAGGGTTTCAGTTCCATACGGATATCCCGGAAGAGCTGGAGGACTGCCTGGTGCCTAAGATGATGCTGCAGCCCATTGTGGAAAACGCCATTCTCCACGGCCTGGAGGAGAAAAAGGACGGAAGCATTACTGTGCGTGCCCGCCAGTGTTCCGACACCATGCTGGAACTCACCGTAGAGGACAACGGCAAGGGGCTGCCGCCTGAAATGGCGGGAGCCTATGCACACCGGGACCGGGAGCTGTCCCGAGGCCATTTGGGCCTTTATAATGTGGATACCATTTTGCGTAAGTATTACGGGGAGGAGTCCGGGTTGTATCTGTCCTGTGGCCCGTCGGGCCAGGGCGCGGTGATCTCCGCTACCCTGCCGCTGCGAAGGGAGGAAGAAACGTTATGA
- a CDS encoding LysR family transcriptional regulator, which yields MEFRDLHYLLAIAQAKSISKAAQGLFMSQSSLSQALRLMEDELGGKLFTRTSTGVRPTQAGELMIQRAQKILGEYHQTQQMIQDMENLEAGRVDFGISTFRGGYLLPPALCRFCQRYPNIQVEIREENSMALEQLLIEGQLDLALIALPPVKLKDQVELLLQDEILLVVSHDHPVNALSRECVLDAGEVRRYVDVEDTMAYDYILSDYDTILGSLSRAAFSQRGLVPKVRNGNLTAPFAAAMARAGLGIAFTYRSCREDYPHTQYYSIGPEGVFLDLGLAFPPGNYRSRAALALANTLKQYYQTP from the coding sequence ATGGAATTTCGAGATCTGCACTATCTCCTTGCCATTGCCCAGGCAAAGAGCATCTCCAAGGCCGCCCAGGGACTGTTTATGTCCCAGTCCAGCCTCAGTCAGGCTCTGCGGCTGATGGAGGACGAGCTGGGCGGCAAGCTCTTCACCCGCACCTCCACCGGAGTGCGCCCCACCCAGGCAGGAGAATTGATGATCCAGCGGGCACAGAAAATACTGGGTGAATATCACCAAACTCAGCAAATGATCCAGGACATGGAAAATCTGGAGGCCGGCCGGGTGGATTTTGGCATCAGCACCTTCCGTGGTGGTTATCTGCTTCCCCCTGCCCTGTGCCGCTTCTGCCAACGCTATCCCAATATCCAGGTGGAGATTCGGGAGGAAAACAGCATGGCACTGGAACAGCTGCTCATTGAGGGACAGCTGGATCTGGCTCTGATCGCCCTCCCCCCAGTGAAGCTCAAAGATCAGGTGGAGCTGCTGCTGCAGGATGAGATCCTTCTGGTGGTCTCCCACGACCACCCTGTCAACGCATTGAGTCGGGAATGTGTGCTGGATGCCGGAGAGGTACGCCGCTATGTTGATGTGGAAGATACCATGGCCTACGATTACATCCTCAGCGACTATGACACCATTCTTGGCTCCCTGAGCCGGGCGGCCTTCTCCCAGCGCGGACTGGTACCTAAGGTGCGCAACGGCAATCTCACCGCTCCTTTTGCCGCCGCCATGGCCAGGGCTGGTCTGGGCATTGCATTTACCTACCGCTCCTGCCGGGAGGACTACCCCCACACGCAGTACTACTCTATTGGACCGGAAGGGGTCTTTCTGGATCTGGGACTGGCCTTTCCCCCTGGGAACTATCGCTCCCGAGCCGCCCTCGCCCTGGCCAATACCTTAAAGCAATACTATCAGACACCTTGA